A portion of the Edaphobacter lichenicola genome contains these proteins:
- a CDS encoding SDR family NAD(P)-dependent oxidoreductase translates to MGFGAAIARRMGLEGAAVIVNYPGDKSEAAKVVSDIVASGGRAISLRADITKRDEVQIMLSESVKAFGPLDVLVNNAGAYEFLPLEAITEEHFHNLFDLNVLGTILVTQAAIPYFKRTGGSVVNISSVVSVCPSELGPVYSATKGAIDALTKSLAKAHASRQIRFNTLNPGLTPTEGVRSLGEMGRVMLNDILRQTPLGRNGSVEDVAAAAVFFASDESSFITGESLLVSGGRR, encoded by the coding sequence ATGGGTTTCGGCGCTGCTATCGCCCGCCGCATGGGCTTGGAAGGCGCTGCTGTAATCGTGAATTATCCGGGCGATAAATCGGAGGCAGCTAAGGTTGTTTCTGACATCGTTGCATCAGGTGGAAGAGCGATATCGCTCCGCGCGGATATAACAAAACGAGACGAGGTACAGATAATGCTCTCTGAGAGTGTCAAAGCCTTTGGGCCGTTGGACGTTCTTGTCAACAATGCCGGAGCATACGAATTTCTTCCTTTGGAAGCTATTACGGAGGAGCATTTTCATAACCTCTTCGACCTCAACGTGCTTGGCACTATTTTGGTGACTCAGGCTGCTATCCCTTACTTCAAACGAACGGGCGGCAGTGTCGTTAACATTAGCTCTGTAGTGAGCGTTTGCCCATCGGAGTTGGGACCCGTATATTCGGCAACCAAAGGTGCGATAGACGCCCTTACGAAATCCTTGGCAAAAGCACATGCGAGTCGCCAGATCCGCTTCAACACGTTGAACCCAGGACTCACTCCCACTGAGGGAGTCAGAAGTTTGGGGGAAATGGGGCGTGTCATGCTCAACGACATATTGCGGCAAACACCACTTGGCCGCAATGGTTCTGTCGAGGATGTAGCGGCTGCCGCAGTGTTTTTTGCCTCCGACGAATCATCCTTCATAACTGGGGAAAGTCTTTTAGTCTCCGGCGGTCGACGCTAA
- a CDS encoding SDR family NAD(P)-dependent oxidoreductase produces MNSQVRRVVGFHKSFNINVLGPLLVIKAAVKHLKAGASIINIGSTAPLMRSESTTVYTATKGALDSVTGVLAKELGPKNIRINSVNPGFTITEGTGSYVGSDFAEGLIKQVPLGRAAHPDDIASIVVFLASEDAKWLTGELINASGGLR; encoded by the coding sequence TTGAACTCCCAGGTACGTAGAGTAGTTGGCTTCCATAAGAGTTTCAACATTAATGTCCTCGGCCCCCTCCTTGTAATCAAAGCAGCTGTCAAGCACCTCAAAGCTGGAGCAAGCATCATCAACATCGGTTCGACCGCGCCGCTGATGCGATCTGAGAGCACTACGGTATATACCGCGACGAAGGGAGCACTTGACAGCGTTACGGGAGTATTGGCAAAGGAGCTAGGACCGAAGAATATTCGGATCAATTCCGTAAATCCTGGCTTCACCATTACCGAAGGGACAGGTAGCTACGTCGGCTCCGACTTCGCGGAAGGACTCATCAAGCAAGTTCCGCTTGGTCGCGCCGCGCACCCCGACGATATCGCATCTATTGTTGTTTTCTTAGCTTCGGAAGATGCGAAGTGGCTCACCGGCGAACTCATCAATGCAAGCGGAGGTCTCCGCTAA
- a CDS encoding HlyD family secretion protein produces MMVEQDSPNETRFSRRVITGSLLGTAIIGVLVWFLAPGSVSTNDAQIDGHIHPLNARVSGTITWVNPNVDDTRFVKAGTVLARLDENDYAPTVDRLQGDVQSAEAQLIVAKLNVEISEATSQSRLSAAKAAVEEAEAEKATAEAQSVSAAQVVAQTSAIYRRAEDDRRRYLALVDSHEISRSEYDQRATDATSAEAQMKAAEANLAAARQHIASSAQRIAERRGDVLAAATAPQQIETAKANVRKVDGDLKRNLASLKDSTLNLGYTEIVAPVDGVIGRKSIEVGQRVGAGQLLLTISSPNDVWAVANFKETQLTHMRIGQRAIIHVDSSGQDLQGSVESLGGATGAKFALIPPENATGNYVKVVQRVPVRILIAAKEQEVPLLPGMSVEVQVDTRK; encoded by the coding sequence ATGATGGTGGAGCAAGACTCACCTAACGAAACACGATTTAGCCGTCGTGTCATTACAGGCAGCCTTCTTGGAACCGCAATCATCGGCGTCCTCGTATGGTTTCTGGCACCTGGGAGCGTCAGCACCAATGATGCCCAAATCGACGGGCACATCCATCCACTTAATGCCAGGGTCTCCGGAACGATCACATGGGTGAACCCTAACGTCGACGACACTCGATTTGTGAAGGCAGGAACGGTCCTAGCTCGGCTTGACGAAAATGACTACGCTCCAACGGTCGACCGTTTACAAGGGGACGTTCAGTCTGCTGAAGCGCAATTGATCGTCGCAAAGCTGAATGTTGAGATCTCGGAGGCGACTTCTCAAAGCCGCTTGTCGGCGGCGAAAGCTGCTGTCGAAGAAGCCGAAGCTGAAAAAGCGACAGCAGAGGCTCAAAGCGTATCCGCGGCACAGGTTGTGGCTCAAACTAGCGCCATCTACCGTCGCGCGGAAGACGATCGCCGTCGTTACCTGGCTCTTGTGGACAGCCATGAAATTTCGAGATCGGAATACGACCAGCGAGCCACCGATGCGACCTCTGCAGAAGCTCAAATGAAGGCAGCAGAGGCAAACCTTGCCGCAGCTAGGCAACATATAGCGTCTTCAGCACAAAGAATCGCAGAGCGAAGGGGTGACGTGTTGGCTGCCGCCACTGCTCCTCAACAGATCGAAACCGCTAAGGCGAACGTACGAAAGGTGGACGGCGACTTGAAGCGAAATCTCGCGTCCTTAAAAGACTCGACCCTCAATCTCGGATATACAGAGATTGTTGCACCCGTTGATGGCGTGATTGGTCGCAAATCGATCGAGGTAGGACAGAGGGTAGGTGCAGGGCAACTTTTGTTGACGATCTCTTCGCCGAACGATGTTTGGGCAGTGGCGAACTTCAAGGAGACTCAGCTCACCCACATGCGAATTGGACAGAGAGCTATCATTCACGTTGATTCATCAGGACAGGATCTGCAAGGGAGTGTAGAGAGTCTTGGCGGCGCGACAGGCGCAAAATTTGCGCTTATTCCGCCGGAGAATGCAACGGGGAATTATGTAAAAGTCGTTCAGCGCGTACCCGTCCGAATTCTAATTGCGGCAAAGGAACAGGAAGTCCCATTATTGCCAGGCATGTCGGTTGAGGTCCAAGTTGACACGCGGAAATAG
- a CDS encoding winged helix-turn-helix transcriptional regulator: MGWGSVSDSFCNIARSLSVVGDRWTLLIMREISLRNRRFEEIQAQTGMSSHLLATRLKRLEEDKIIERHVYSARPLRHEYFATPKGKDLDAVMLALRNWDLRWGGSDGKGAAAVDITDKRTGKVVDGTWHNPAGETFSFSNTNSVMSEAWKAEREANAAAFYAAKQRSVPRAKKTKATKSKKTSTKSAPTKSSSVKRSTAKTITSKVSVRKKAAKAHSKAA, encoded by the coding sequence ATGGGTTGGGGTAGCGTTTCTGACAGTTTCTGCAACATCGCTCGCTCACTCTCGGTGGTCGGAGATCGTTGGACTCTCTTGATCATGAGAGAGATAAGTTTACGCAATCGGCGATTTGAAGAGATTCAAGCGCAAACCGGAATGTCCTCCCATCTGTTGGCGACCAGGTTGAAGCGACTCGAAGAGGACAAAATTATAGAGCGTCACGTATACAGCGCCCGTCCGCTTCGCCATGAATACTTTGCGACTCCAAAAGGTAAGGACCTGGATGCCGTGATGCTCGCACTTCGGAATTGGGATCTCCGGTGGGGAGGATCAGATGGCAAAGGCGCCGCAGCCGTGGATATCACTGATAAGAGGACAGGCAAAGTTGTCGATGGCACCTGGCACAATCCAGCTGGAGAAACCTTCAGTTTCTCCAATACCAATTCAGTGATGAGTGAAGCATGGAAAGCGGAACGAGAAGCCAACGCTGCTGCTTTCTACGCAGCCAAGCAACGTTCCGTTCCGCGAGCGAAGAAAACTAAAGCCACCAAATCGAAAAAGACAAGCACCAAATCGGCTCCTACTAAGTCTTCGAGCGTCAAAAGGTCTACGGCGAAAACGATAACGAGCAAAGTGTCGGTGCGTAAAAAAGCAGCAAAGGCGCACTCTAAGGCAGCATAG
- a CDS encoding winged helix-turn-helix transcriptional regulator, protein MRELSLNVRRFQNIQAQTKIGSHLLSSRLRRLEKDGIVERRLYCDHPPRFEYFATAKGGELDEVLFAAANWNIKWDDSAEEPSLAVFDKNTGERLGTIPPPKKSTRRRRRVAD, encoded by the coding sequence ATGCGCGAGCTGAGTCTGAATGTTCGGCGCTTTCAGAATATTCAGGCTCAGACAAAGATTGGTTCCCATCTCCTGAGTTCCCGGCTCCGCCGCTTGGAAAAGGACGGCATTGTCGAGCGCAGGCTCTACTGTGACCATCCCCCACGCTTTGAATACTTTGCAACGGCTAAAGGTGGTGAGCTGGACGAGGTTCTCTTCGCGGCTGCCAACTGGAATATCAAATGGGATGACTCGGCGGAAGAACCTTCGCTCGCGGTCTTCGATAAAAATACTGGCGAGAGACTGGGGACCATTCCTCCTCCTAAGAAATCTACCCGACGTCGGAGGCGCGTTGCGGACTAG
- a CDS encoding isochorismatase family cysteine hydrolase produces MAIETYTCDQTALLIMDPYNDFMSEGGKLYSALQEIAELVGFQENMRRLLQAVRSLGIKVFIVPHHRSGGSNLAEWRFVNASQRKADEMQLAAHGTWGGDWHPEFGPRPGDIVVQEHWGQSGFANTDLDVLLKQHGISRVILVGMAAHTCVESTGRFAMELAYHVTLVKDATSAYNPESMRVAHEITGPTFAHRILDTEALIEELSLALPPDFPI; encoded by the coding sequence TTGGCTATAGAAACCTACACATGTGACCAAACCGCTCTCTTGATCATGGACCCGTACAACGATTTCATGAGCGAGGGCGGCAAACTCTATAGTGCTCTCCAAGAGATCGCTGAATTAGTGGGCTTCCAGGAAAATATGCGACGCCTTTTACAGGCCGTTCGAAGCCTGGGAATCAAGGTCTTTATCGTGCCCCATCATCGCTCTGGCGGATCTAATTTAGCTGAATGGCGCTTCGTGAATGCCTCTCAGCGAAAGGCTGATGAGATGCAACTCGCGGCTCATGGGACTTGGGGTGGTGACTGGCATCCCGAGTTCGGGCCCCGCCCTGGAGATATTGTCGTACAAGAGCATTGGGGACAGAGTGGCTTCGCGAATACAGACCTTGACGTACTTCTCAAGCAGCACGGAATTTCCAGGGTAATTCTGGTCGGGATGGCCGCTCATACCTGCGTTGAATCGACTGGACGCTTCGCAATGGAACTGGCTTATCATGTGACGCTCGTAAAAGACGCGACATCGGCCTACAACCCTGAATCGATGCGGGTCGCGCACGAGATCACTGGCCCAACCTTTGCCCACAGAATCCTTGACACGGAAGCGTTGATAGAGGAGCTTTCTCTCGCGCTCCCACCTGACTTTCCAATCTAA